Within the Rhizobium grahamii genome, the region AAGAACGCCGCCGACACGCTGGAGGCGCTGGAAATTCCCTATGATGCACGCATCATCTCTGCCCATCGCACGCCGGATCGACTGGTGAATTTTGCAAAGAGTGCCCGCGACGAAGGCTTCAAGGTCATCATCGCCGGCGCTGGCGGCGCCGCCCATCTTCCAGGCATGGCAGCCGCCATGACGCCTCTGCCGGTTTTCGGCGTTCCCGTTCAGTCCAAGGCGCTTTCCGGCCAGGACAGCCTGCTTTCCATCGTCCAGATGCCGGGTGGTATTCCCGTCGGCACGCTGGCGATCGGCAAGGCCGGAGCGATCAACGCAGCACTTCTCGCAGCCGCGGTCCTTGCGTTGTCGGACGAAGAAATCGCCGACCGGCTCGACGAGTGGCGCGAGCGCCAGAGCGCTGCCGTTGCCGAATACCCGATGGACGACCTATGACCATAAAGACGATCGGCATCATTGGCGGCGGCCAGCTTGGCCGGATGCTGGCCATGGCTGCCGCGCGCCTCAATTTCCAGACCGTGATTCTAGAGCCGCAGGCTGATTGTCCGGCGGCGCAGGTTTCCAACAGCCAGATCGTCGCGGCCTATGATGACAGCGCGGCCCTTGCCGAGCTTGCGAAACGCTGCGACGTCGTGACTTACGAATTCGAGAACGTGCCGGTGTCTGCGGCCGAAGTGCTCGCACGCTCGGTGCCCGTCTATCCGCCGGCGATGGCACTGGAAGCCGCACAGGACAGGCTCGTCGAGAAGCGCTTTCTGAATGACTGCGGAATCCCGACCGCCGATTTTCGCGCGATCGACAGTCAGGCAGATCTCGATGCCGCGCTGACCGCGTTCGGCGACAAGGGCGTCCTAAAAACGCGACGCCTCGGCTATGACGGAAAAGGCCAGCGCGTTTTCCGCTCCGCCGCCGACCGCAGCGATGACGCCTATGCCAGCCTTGGCTCCGTTCCCCTCATTCTCGAGAGCTTTGTCGCCTTCGAGCGGGAAATCTCGATCATCGCAGCCCGCGCATCGGACGGGACGGTTGCCTGCTACGATCCGGCCGAGAACGTTCACCGCAACGGCATACTGCACACGTCGACCGTTCCGGCCGCCATCTCGCAGCCGACCGCGGATGCCGCGCGCCGCGCCGCCGAGACCATTCTGACCACCCTCGGATATGTGGGCGTGATCGGCATCGAATTCTTCGCGCTTGCCGACGGCAGCCTCGTCGCGAACGAAATGGCGCCTCGCGTCCATAATTCCGGACACTGGACGGAAGCAGCCTGCGTCATCTCGCAGTTCGAGCAGCATATCCGAGCCGTAGCCGGGCTTCCGCTCGGAAATGCCGGGCGGCATTCTGACTGCGTCATGCAGAACCTGATCGGCGACGATATCCTCGCCCTTCCGGAATGGCTTCGCCGCCCCGATACGCTCGTCCATCTCTACGGAAAGACCGAATCCCGGCCCGGCCGCAAGATGGGACACGTGACAATACTGACTGGAAAATAGCGGCTTTCGAGGGTATAAAGCGGCGTCTCTCCCGTGAAAAACACCTTCATGTGGTTGACACAGACGAGAGGCCGGGTTATCTGCACGCCCAACCTAAAGAGCGCGCCCTGAGCGCACTTTTGATTGTAATAGACACGGGCGAATGTGAATTCCCCCTAAACATCGCGGATCAAAACAATGAAGATCAAGAATTCGCTCAAGTCGCTCAAGGCTCGTCACCGTGACAACCGCCTGGTTCGCCGCAAGGGCCGCATCTACATCATCAACAAGCAGAACCCACGCTTCAAGGCTCGTCAGGGCTGATTTAGCGACCGGCTTGACTCCGTGCTCATCCACTCGGAGTCGCCGCGGACAGCGTGAAAATGCTTTGATCTTCTGCGTTGGCGGGCTACTATGCCCGCCATGCGTTTTTTTGCCATGACATTTGCGGCGTTGCCGCTGGCTCTCGCCCTGCTTGCTCCCACCACCTTGCCTGTGATCGCGCAGGAAAAGGATACGATCAAGGAGCAACCCGAAGCCAACCTTTCCCCCCAGCAGCATCTTGACCAGCTCTACGCGCAGCTGAAGCGCGAGCGCAATGCCGACAAGGCAGACAATATTGCCAACGAAATTCGCACAGAGTGGAACGACTCGGGCAGCGCGACGGTCAATCTCCTGATGCAATGGGCAGACAAGGCCATTGAGGAAAAGCGGACGCCGGCAGCCCTCGATTTCCTCGATCAGGCGATCGCGCTGAAGCCCAACTACGCCGAGAGCTGGAACCGCCGCGCGACGCTGAACTATGCGAACGGCAATTATCGCAAGTCCATGGCCGACATCGAACGCGTGCTGGATCTCGAGCCCCGCCATTTCGGCGCCCTCTCGGGAATGGCGACAATCCTCACCGACACCGGCAATGATCAGCTGGCATTGAAGGCCTGGGAACGGTTTCTCGATATCTATCCGGCCAATCGCACCGCCCAGGAACAGATGAATACGCTCTCCGAAAAACTGGCCGGAAACCGGACCTGATGCGCGACCGTGAACCGGTGATGCCGAGTGTGCGTACGATCTGACCGATATTGTTGCAGGTCGCCTCCATGTTCGCCATCCTCTCCGCTTTCCTTGCGCCCGTTGCCGCTGCGATCGGCTACTCCGCCTACAAGGCCCGTGAATTCGAGCGCACTCACCCCAATATCGGCGAACTGACCGACGTCGGCGGCTATCGCATGAATGCGGTCCACATCGAGCGACCGGCAACGGCCGATCTTCCCCCGCTGGTCTTCGTGCATGGGGCAAGCGGCAACCTGCTCGACCAGATGGAAGCATTCCTGGCACCCTTGCGAGGACGCGCCGAAATGCTCTTCGTCGACCGCCCCGGGCACGGCTACTCCGAACGCGGCGGCCCTGAAAATACCCTTCCCTCGGGACAAGCCGACGCCATAGCGCAACTGATGGAGCAGAAGGGGATCAAGGAAGCGATCATCGTCGGCCACTCATTTGGCGGCGCGGTCGCCGCGGCCTTCGGCGTCCGGCATCCAGAAAAGACGAGAGGCTTGCTCTTCCTTGCGCCGGCAACGCACCCTTGGCCCGGCGGCATCGATTGGTACTATCATGTCGCAACGGCTCCGCTGATCGGCTGGCTGTTCAACCACATGCTCGTCGTACCGCTCGGCATAAGACGCCTCGAGCGTGGCACGCGAAACGTGTTTCGGCCCAATCCGAGGCCAAGCGACTACATCCGCCGAACCGGCCCGTCACTCGTCCTTCGGCCTAGTACCTTCTACAACAATGCCTGCGACTTCGTCGCACTGCTCGCCTATGTCAAGGCGAACTCACCCTTCTACACCGAGATCACAGCGCCAACCGTGGTCATCACCGGTGATAGCGACGACATCGTTTGGGAACATCTCCACTCCCAGGGCCTCGCCCGGGACATTGCCGGTGCGGAGCTTGTCACTGTAAAAGGTGTCGGCCATAAGCCGGACTACCTCGCCACCGATCTTGCAATTGCCGCACTCGAAAAGATCGCGGGCAAACCGCGCGATCTCCCGACAGTCGCGGCGGCAATCGAGGCGCGGCTTGCCACGACGAATTCAGCACGCGAGTTGGACGACGCAGACGCCTCAGCGCCCACGACAGCGAAAGTTTGTTGACGAACCCCGCATTGCCCCTGAGATCGTCGATCCCATATCCAGAGGGTCGCATCGCTCGAGGGGATCAGAATGAGCCATCTGCGTAAATCTGCTGCATTGCTGGTCACCGGCTGGCTTGTCCTGACGCTACCTCCTCCAACAGCGTTCGCCGCCTCGCCGGCACCCGTTGAAGCCGAACATGGGATGGTCGTCACGGCGCAGCATCTGGCAACGGATGTCGGCGTCTCCGTGCTGAAGAACGGCGGCAATGCCGTCGATGCCGCGGTCGCCGTCGGCTACGCTCTTGCCGTTGTCTACCCGACCGCCGGCAACATCGGCGGTGGCGGTTTCATGACGATCCGCTTGAAGGACGGCAGGACGACATTCCTCGATTTCCGCGAGCGCGCGCCGCTTGCAGCCACCAAGACCATGTATCTCGATGCCAAGGGCGATATCGTTCCCCGCGCCAGCCTCGACGGTTACCTTGCGGTCGGCGTGCCGGGATCCGTAAAGGGCTTCGAGATGGCCCGCGAGAAGTACGGCACCAAGTCACGGCAGGACCTGCTGGCGCCGGCCATCCGCTATGCCAAAGAAGGCTTCAAGCTGGAACAGGGAGACGTCGCCAGTATCGGCGGCAGTGCGAAACGGCTCGCGAAAGACGAGGCCGCGGCGAATATCTTTCTGAAGCCGGAGGGCAAGCCTTTCGCCGTCGGTGAAAAGCTCGTGCAGCCCGACCTTGCCGCCGTTCTCTCCAGCATCGCCGACAACGGACCTGACGCCTTCTACAGGGGCATGCCGGCCGAGGCGATCGTCAAGGCGAGCCAGGCGAAGGGCGGCATTCTCGCCAAGGAGGATTTCGAGCAATACGCGGTGCGGGAGCTGAAGCCGATAGAATGCAATTACCGCGGCTACGACATCATCTCCTCGCCTCCCCCTTCCTCCGGCGGCGTCATCATCTGCGAGATCCTCAACGTGCTGGAAGGCTATCCGCTATCCTTCCTCGGCTACGGCTCGGCCGAAACGGTGCACCTGATGGTCGAGGCGATGCGATATGCCTATGTCGATCGCAATGCCGCCCTCGGCGACCCCGATTTCGTCGATAACCCGGTCTCCACCCTGCTCGACAAGGGCTACGCCAAGGCGATCCGTGCCAAGATCGATCCTTACAAGTCGGGCACCTCGGCCAACCTGAAGCCGCTCGGCGCCAAGGAAAGTGTCGAGACCACGCATTATTCGATCATTGATGACGAAGGAAATGCCGTCGCCGTCACTTACACTCTGAACGGCAACTTCGGCGCTGCCGTCGTTGCCCCCGGCACCGGCATCCTGCTCAACAACGAGATGGACGACTTCACCTCGAAGCCTGGCGTTCCGAACCTTTACGGTCTCGTGCAGGGCGAAGCCAATGCGATCGCCCCGAAGAAGACGCCGCTGTCCTCGATGAGCCCGACGATCGTCACCAAGGACGGCAAGCCCTTCATGGTGATCGGCAGCCCCGGCGGCTCGCGCATCATCACCATCACGCTCGAGACGATCCTCAA harbors:
- the purE gene encoding 5-(carboxyamino)imidazole ribonucleotide mutase, which codes for MTDRPPVAIIMGSQSDWETMKNAADTLEALEIPYDARIISAHRTPDRLVNFAKSARDEGFKVIIAGAGGAAHLPGMAAAMTPLPVFGVPVQSKALSGQDSLLSIVQMPGGIPVGTLAIGKAGAINAALLAAAVLALSDEEIADRLDEWRERQSAAVAEYPMDDL
- the ykgO gene encoding type B 50S ribosomal protein L36, translating into MKIKNSLKSLKARHRDNRLVRRKGRIYIINKQNPRFKARQG
- the ggt gene encoding gamma-glutamyltransferase, producing MSHLRKSAALLVTGWLVLTLPPPTAFAASPAPVEAEHGMVVTAQHLATDVGVSVLKNGGNAVDAAVAVGYALAVVYPTAGNIGGGGFMTIRLKDGRTTFLDFRERAPLAATKTMYLDAKGDIVPRASLDGYLAVGVPGSVKGFEMAREKYGTKSRQDLLAPAIRYAKEGFKLEQGDVASIGGSAKRLAKDEAAANIFLKPEGKPFAVGEKLVQPDLAAVLSSIADNGPDAFYRGMPAEAIVKASQAKGGILAKEDFEQYAVRELKPIECNYRGYDIISSPPPSSGGVIICEILNVLEGYPLSFLGYGSAETVHLMVEAMRYAYVDRNAALGDPDFVDNPVSTLLDKGYAKAIRAKIDPYKSGTSANLKPLGAKESVETTHYSIIDDEGNAVAVTYTLNGNFGAAVVAPGTGILLNNEMDDFTSKPGVPNLYGLVQGEANAIAPKKTPLSSMSPTIVTKDGKPFMVIGSPGGSRIITITLETILNVIDFGMDISQAVNAPRIHHQWQPDKIYLEPYALSPDTIRALIGMGHTLDDGSGPPQWGQAAGILVGGKSLADIEKGGGARYYGAMDSRSTEGSAGGY
- a CDS encoding alpha/beta fold hydrolase, whose translation is MFAILSAFLAPVAAAIGYSAYKAREFERTHPNIGELTDVGGYRMNAVHIERPATADLPPLVFVHGASGNLLDQMEAFLAPLRGRAEMLFVDRPGHGYSERGGPENTLPSGQADAIAQLMEQKGIKEAIIVGHSFGGAVAAAFGVRHPEKTRGLLFLAPATHPWPGGIDWYYHVATAPLIGWLFNHMLVVPLGIRRLERGTRNVFRPNPRPSDYIRRTGPSLVLRPSTFYNNACDFVALLAYVKANSPFYTEITAPTVVITGDSDDIVWEHLHSQGLARDIAGAELVTVKGVGHKPDYLATDLAIAALEKIAGKPRDLPTVAAAIEARLATTNSARELDDADASAPTTAKVC
- a CDS encoding tetratricopeptide repeat protein, which codes for MPAMRFFAMTFAALPLALALLAPTTLPVIAQEKDTIKEQPEANLSPQQHLDQLYAQLKRERNADKADNIANEIRTEWNDSGSATVNLLMQWADKAIEEKRTPAALDFLDQAIALKPNYAESWNRRATLNYANGNYRKSMADIERVLDLEPRHFGALSGMATILTDTGNDQLALKAWERFLDIYPANRTAQEQMNTLSEKLAGNRT
- a CDS encoding 5-(carboxyamino)imidazole ribonucleotide synthase gives rise to the protein MTIKTIGIIGGGQLGRMLAMAAARLNFQTVILEPQADCPAAQVSNSQIVAAYDDSAALAELAKRCDVVTYEFENVPVSAAEVLARSVPVYPPAMALEAAQDRLVEKRFLNDCGIPTADFRAIDSQADLDAALTAFGDKGVLKTRRLGYDGKGQRVFRSAADRSDDAYASLGSVPLILESFVAFEREISIIAARASDGTVACYDPAENVHRNGILHTSTVPAAISQPTADAARRAAETILTTLGYVGVIGIEFFALADGSLVANEMAPRVHNSGHWTEAACVISQFEQHIRAVAGLPLGNAGRHSDCVMQNLIGDDILALPEWLRRPDTLVHLYGKTESRPGRKMGHVTILTGK